The following proteins are co-located in the Noviherbaspirillum sp. UKPF54 genome:
- a CDS encoding RNA polymerase sigma-70 factor — protein MKSADLLVFETLRPRLFLIAYRMLGMRADAEDIVQDAWLRFSASRHDEVRSAEAWLVTITTRLSIDRLRSLKNEREAYSGWWIPEPVVEMVEDTPEAAAELASEVSVAMLWVLERLTPEERAAFLMRKVFDCDYDELSAMLGKSEAACRQLVHRAQERIRQERPRFTVSKNMHRAVLDNFMKAAASADRDAMKSLLSADVEYRADGGGKVPSLDKLLVGTGRVAGLYWAVEHAFPERVVYKMARVNGEPGLIRYIDGKVESVQSFCVDDGEISRIYVVRNPDKLQSIPSLQ, from the coding sequence ATGAAGTCCGCCGACCTGCTCGTGTTCGAAACGTTACGCCCCCGTCTATTTCTGATTGCCTATCGAATGCTCGGCATGCGCGCCGACGCGGAAGACATCGTCCAGGATGCTTGGCTGCGCTTCAGCGCAAGTAGGCATGATGAAGTGAGGTCGGCTGAAGCCTGGCTGGTGACCATCACGACGCGGCTGTCGATAGATCGCTTGCGAAGCCTAAAAAATGAGCGCGAAGCCTACAGCGGCTGGTGGATTCCAGAACCTGTGGTCGAGATGGTCGAAGACACCCCTGAGGCTGCTGCCGAATTGGCAAGCGAGGTTTCTGTCGCCATGCTCTGGGTGTTGGAACGACTGACGCCGGAAGAGCGTGCCGCCTTCTTGATGCGAAAAGTATTCGACTGTGATTATGATGAGCTTTCAGCCATGCTTGGCAAAAGCGAAGCAGCCTGCAGGCAGCTCGTCCATCGAGCACAGGAGCGGATACGTCAGGAGCGTCCACGTTTTACAGTCTCAAAAAATATGCACCGTGCCGTCCTCGACAATTTTATGAAAGCGGCAGCTAGTGCTGATCGCGATGCAATGAAGTCACTGTTGTCGGCAGATGTCGAGTACAGGGCGGACGGTGGAGGGAAAGTACCGTCCCTGGACAAGCTCCTCGTCGGGACCGGACGTGTAGCAGGACTGTATTGGGCAGTCGAACATGCGTTCCCTGAACGGGTCGTCTATAAGATGGCACGCGTAAATGGCGAACCCGGGTTGATTCGATACATTGACGGAAAGGTTGAGTCAGTACAATCATTCTGCGTTGACGATGGTGAAATCTCCCGTATATATGTGGTACGTAACCCAGACAAATTACAATCTATTCCCTCACTGCAGTAA
- a CDS encoding carboxymuconolactone decarboxylase family protein produces the protein MNRANWFQVSQEGAKALGALHHYATTGTGLEPELIHLVFLRVSQLNGCAHCIDVHTRDLIKHGMSVDKIVLVPVWEEVEYLFSDQERAALAWTEEVTRVSETHASDEAYSAASTAFGEKALVELTIVIAAMNAINRMGISFRLKPRARA, from the coding sequence ATGAATCGCGCAAACTGGTTTCAAGTCTCGCAGGAAGGCGCCAAGGCGCTGGGAGCGCTGCACCATTACGCAACGACGGGGACAGGTCTGGAACCCGAACTTATTCACCTTGTCTTTCTTAGGGTTTCTCAATTAAATGGTTGCGCACACTGCATCGACGTCCACACCCGCGATCTCATCAAACACGGAATGTCTGTCGACAAGATTGTACTGGTGCCGGTGTGGGAAGAGGTCGAGTATTTGTTTTCGGACCAGGAACGTGCAGCCCTCGCATGGACGGAAGAGGTAACACGAGTGAGCGAAACCCATGCTTCAGATGAGGCATACTCGGCGGCATCGACCGCGTTTGGCGAAAAGGCTCTGGTCGAACTGACCATCGTGATCGCCGCCATGAATGCGATCAATCGCATGGGTATCAGCTTCCGTTTGAAACCACGTGCTAGAGCTTGA
- a CDS encoding IS110 family transposase, whose amino-acid sequence MNTTTTVAVDLAKSVFQLAVADSSWRVIEQHRLTRSQFERWFLNRNVSLVIMEACGSAHHWARWLNSLGIDVRLLPAAYIRAYVRRNKTDAADACALLEAARCADIAPVKVKSIEQQALQGLHRTRSLWMGTRTSRINALRGFCREFGISVAAGSRNGLEQISRVLADPHSAVPNLIRGTMKLLVEEIRLLEARIAQLERELTTLAKQSAACTTLLSIPGIGLLTATAMVAATSGNVQHFRDARHFASWFGLTPKEYSSGSTRYLGRISKRGDRYLRMLLTHGARSVLRAASVAQAAGRRLDGLRQWALAVQARSNHNKAACALANKLARICYAALRDAEPYTGVVTRMKKKMERTAYAMPA is encoded by the coding sequence ATGAATACTACTACTACCGTGGCCGTCGATCTGGCCAAGTCCGTATTTCAGCTTGCCGTGGCCGATTCCTCCTGGCGGGTTATCGAGCAGCATCGATTGACGCGCAGCCAGTTCGAGCGCTGGTTCCTCAATCGCAACGTATCGCTGGTCATCATGGAAGCTTGCGGTTCGGCCCATCACTGGGCGCGCTGGCTCAATAGCCTGGGCATCGACGTACGCCTGCTGCCCGCCGCCTACATTCGCGCCTACGTTCGGCGCAACAAGACCGACGCAGCCGACGCCTGCGCCTTGCTGGAAGCGGCGCGCTGTGCCGACATTGCCCCGGTCAAAGTCAAATCGATTGAGCAGCAAGCCCTGCAGGGACTGCACCGCACCCGCTCGCTCTGGATGGGTACCCGCACCTCGCGCATCAATGCCTTGCGCGGGTTCTGCCGCGAGTTCGGTATTTCCGTTGCGGCTGGCAGCCGCAACGGCCTGGAACAAATCAGCCGTGTGCTGGCCGATCCGCATTCGGCCGTGCCTAACCTGATCAGAGGCACCATGAAACTGCTGGTCGAGGAAATCCGCCTGCTCGAAGCCCGCATCGCGCAGCTCGAACGCGAACTGACTACCTTGGCCAAGCAGAGTGCCGCCTGCACAACATTGCTGTCGATTCCCGGCATCGGCTTGCTGACTGCCACGGCAATGGTCGCCGCCACCAGCGGCAACGTGCAGCACTTCCGCGATGCACGCCACTTTGCCAGCTGGTTCGGCCTCACCCCTAAGGAATATTCGTCCGGCAGCACGCGTTACCTGGGGCGCATCTCCAAGCGCGGGGACCGCTACCTGCGCATGCTGCTCACCCATGGTGCACGCTCGGTCTTGCGTGCGGCCAGCGTGGCCCAGGCCGCCGGCAGACGACTCGATGGGTTGCGGCAATGGGCGTTGGCCGTTCAAGCGCGCAGCAACCATAACAAAGCCGCGTGCGCGCTGGCCAACAAGCTGGCCCGCATTTGCTATGCGGCGTTGCGTGACGCCGAGCCGTACACGGGAGTCGTCACCCGCATGAAGAAAAAGATGGAACGCACCGCGTATGCGATGCCGGCCTGA
- a CDS encoding diguanylate cyclase: MSRIARPAIFGMRERNDALAAYRGRVIYMLAIVAIVVMLPVAIKNFMQGQYALGIGDAFGILILAVDAIAIRRKRRPPVPFALILIPAIAGVLLTMRWQGFSGALWSYPVVLLFHFALSRRVANVYCLLQLVGTSLMVYQLAGLDATVRYFVTLLLTILLINLALNIVDDLHHRLVAQSCVDPLTGAYNRRHMESCLDHAIARSRRDGTPASLLLIDIDHFKRINDSHGHAAGDQVLREMVAVINGHARQRDLLFRTGGEEFLLLLPDTHEDDALRLAEALRVAVAGQFCTHAAPVTVSIGVSERRRDESMDAWLKQADDALYQAKETGRNRVVRRAGSA, encoded by the coding sequence ATGAGCAGGATCGCGCGGCCCGCCATTTTCGGCATGAGGGAGCGTAACGACGCGCTGGCCGCGTATCGCGGCCGCGTGATCTACATGCTCGCCATCGTGGCCATCGTCGTGATGCTGCCGGTGGCGATCAAGAATTTCATGCAAGGCCAGTACGCGCTCGGCATCGGCGACGCGTTCGGCATTCTGATCCTTGCCGTCGACGCCATCGCCATCCGCCGCAAGCGCCGGCCGCCGGTGCCCTTCGCGCTGATCCTGATCCCTGCCATTGCCGGCGTCTTGCTGACCATGCGCTGGCAGGGCTTCAGCGGCGCGCTGTGGTCGTACCCGGTCGTGCTGCTGTTTCACTTCGCGCTATCGCGCCGCGTGGCGAACGTCTATTGCCTGCTGCAACTGGTCGGCACCAGCCTGATGGTGTATCAGCTGGCCGGGCTGGACGCGACGGTGCGCTATTTCGTCACGCTGCTGCTGACCATCCTTTTGATCAATCTCGCGCTCAACATCGTCGACGACCTGCATCACCGGCTGGTCGCGCAAAGCTGTGTCGATCCGCTCACCGGCGCCTACAATCGCCGCCACATGGAATCCTGCCTCGACCATGCGATCGCGCGCAGTCGCCGCGACGGTACGCCGGCGTCGCTGCTGCTGATCGACATCGATCACTTCAAGCGTATCAACGACAGCCACGGCCACGCTGCGGGCGACCAGGTGCTGCGGGAAATGGTGGCCGTCATCAACGGCCACGCACGCCAGCGCGACCTGCTGTTTCGCACCGGCGGCGAAGAATTCCTGCTGCTGTTGCCGGACACGCATGAAGACGACGCGCTGCGGCTGGCCGAGGCGCTGCGCGTGGCGGTGGCGGGCCAATTCTGCACGCATGCCGCGCCCGTCACGGTCAGTATCGGCGTGAGCGAACGGCGGCGCGACGAGTCGATGGACGCCTGGCTCAAGCAAGCCGACGACGCCTTGTACCAGGCCAAGGAAACGGGCCGCAATCGCGTGGTGCGCCGCGCCGGTTCGGCTTAG
- a CDS encoding EAL domain-containing protein: MKLANAVASPPMPVAADVGMFSHLLSNFDGMVYRCLIDSNWTMQFISGGCLALTGYGSEDFIANVAVSYEDLIHPDHRQQVRDGVHAALRRHERIDLEYRIVRRDGAVRWVWERATGVKDMHGVYIALEGFIQDITQRKQAEQALHEAERRYRSIVENAVEGIFQSTPDKGYLAVNPALARMYGYDSPQQMIDHLRDIDHQLYVDPQRRAEFLRRMAEQDGVLNFESQVYQRGGNVIWISESARNVRGPDNAVQFFEGSVIDITERKIYEAQIRHQATHDALTGLPNRNLLHDRLQQAMANARRNDQIAAVVFIDLDQFKFINDSLGHQVGDELLKVIGARLRASMRACDTVARQGGDEFVLVLDNHRSCEAITDTVRRVIALVAEPWSAKGLELQVTCSVGVSVFPDDGSDAETLLRHADSAMYKAKELGRNTFQYFSAEMNRHATQRLELLNSLRHALANGEFVLQYQPKVQLATARVIGAEALIRWHSAARGMVSPGDFIPLAEESGLIIAIGEWVLRTACAQNVAWQRAGHPPLPIAVNLSPRQLARDDIVDVVADALQSAGLEPRWLELEITENDVMRDVDKSLATLIRLKQLGVKISIDDFGTGYSSLNYLKRFPVDTLKIDRSFVSDIAADADDAAIVKAVISLAHILNLNVVAEGVETDGQRRFLVENGCDEVQGYYFGRPMPAPEFAGACFYPGGL, from the coding sequence GTGAAACTGGCCAATGCCGTCGCATCCCCGCCCATGCCTGTCGCCGCCGATGTCGGCATGTTCAGCCATTTGCTGTCGAATTTCGACGGCATGGTCTACCGCTGCCTGATCGACAGCAACTGGACCATGCAATTCATCAGCGGCGGCTGCCTTGCGCTGACCGGCTACGGGTCCGAGGATTTCATCGCCAACGTCGCGGTCAGTTACGAAGACTTGATCCACCCGGACCACCGGCAACAGGTGCGCGACGGGGTGCATGCGGCCTTGCGGCGGCATGAACGGATCGACCTGGAATACCGCATCGTGCGGCGCGACGGCGCCGTGCGCTGGGTGTGGGAGCGCGCTACCGGCGTCAAGGACATGCATGGCGTTTATATCGCGCTGGAAGGCTTCATCCAGGACATCACGCAGCGCAAGCAGGCCGAACAGGCGCTGCACGAAGCCGAGCGGCGCTATCGCAGCATTGTCGAAAACGCTGTCGAGGGCATTTTCCAGTCGACCCCGGACAAGGGCTACCTGGCGGTCAATCCGGCGCTGGCGCGCATGTACGGGTACGATTCACCGCAGCAGATGATCGACCACCTGCGCGACATCGACCACCAGCTGTATGTCGATCCGCAGCGGCGCGCCGAATTCCTGCGCCGCATGGCCGAGCAGGACGGCGTGCTCAATTTCGAATCGCAGGTCTACCAGCGCGGCGGCAACGTGATCTGGATTTCGGAAAGCGCGCGCAACGTGCGCGGCCCCGACAACGCCGTGCAGTTCTTCGAAGGCTCGGTGATCGACATCACCGAGCGCAAGATCTACGAGGCGCAGATCCGCCACCAGGCCACGCACGACGCGCTGACCGGCCTGCCCAACCGCAACCTGCTGCATGACCGCCTGCAGCAGGCGATGGCCAACGCGCGGCGCAACGACCAGATCGCGGCCGTCGTCTTCATCGATCTGGACCAGTTCAAGTTCATCAACGACAGTCTCGGGCACCAGGTCGGCGACGAGCTGCTGAAAGTGATCGGCGCTCGCCTGCGCGCCAGCATGCGCGCCTGCGACACGGTGGCGCGCCAGGGCGGCGACGAGTTCGTGCTGGTGCTCGACAATCACCGCAGCTGCGAAGCCATCACCGACACCGTGCGGCGCGTCATCGCGCTGGTGGCCGAGCCGTGGAGCGCCAAGGGGCTGGAGCTGCAGGTGACCTGCAGCGTCGGCGTGAGCGTGTTCCCGGACGACGGCAGCGACGCCGAAACCCTGCTGCGCCATGCCGACTCGGCGATGTACAAGGCCAAGGAACTTGGACGCAACACCTTCCAGTACTTTTCTGCAGAGATGAACAGGCATGCGACGCAGCGGCTGGAATTGCTCAACAGCCTGCGCCATGCGCTGGCCAACGGCGAATTCGTGCTGCAATACCAGCCCAAGGTGCAGCTGGCGACGGCGCGCGTGATCGGCGCGGAAGCCCTGATCCGCTGGCACAGCGCGGCGCGCGGGATGGTTTCTCCCGGCGACTTCATCCCGCTGGCCGAGGAAAGCGGCCTGATCATCGCGATCGGCGAATGGGTGCTGCGCACCGCTTGCGCGCAGAACGTGGCGTGGCAGCGCGCCGGTCATCCGCCGCTGCCGATCGCGGTCAACCTGTCGCCGCGCCAGCTGGCGCGTGACGACATCGTCGACGTCGTGGCCGACGCCTTGCAAAGCGCGGGGCTGGAGCCGCGCTGGCTGGAGCTGGAGATCACCGAAAACGACGTCATGCGCGACGTCGACAAGTCGCTCGCGACCCTGATCCGGTTGAAGCAACTGGGCGTGAAGATCTCGATCGACGATTTCGGAACCGGCTATTCGAGCCTGAACTACCTCAAGCGCTTCCCGGTCGATACGCTCAAGATCGACCGTTCCTTCGTCAGCGACATCGCCGCCGACGCCGACGACGCGGCCATCGTCAAGGCAGTCATCTCGCTGGCCCACATCCTGAACCTGAACGTGGTGGCCGAAGGCGTCGAAACCGACGGCCAGCGCCGCTTCCTGGTGGAGAACGGCTGCGACGAGGTGCAGGGCTATTATTTCGGCCGTCCGATGCCGGCGCCGGAATTCGCCGGCGCCTGCTTTTATCCCGGCGGCTTATGA
- a CDS encoding ABC transporter substrate-binding protein: MQRGLALLLSLCLLGQARAAGADMVMRLASLEWQPYVSSRMAHDGWSSYVVDTAARRFGYRAKIDYFPWTRAMQLGMKDAQYAGYFPAYYTQERAQQCYFSSSIGSSTIGFAYLKSAPLQWQSLQDLETRSIAVVAGFSNGPTFDEWVRQHKLTVDASPSDTLNLRKLLAHRVDTVVIDKLVLRYLLATEPTLAKERDRIVFHERPLAELSLHVCFRKTPDGHAMQQAFDTALHSLPLHKMEDDYFQRIETSVVP, from the coding sequence ATGCAGCGCGGGCTCGCCCTGCTTCTGTCGCTGTGCCTGCTGGGGCAGGCGCGCGCCGCCGGCGCAGACATGGTCATGCGCCTGGCAAGCCTCGAGTGGCAACCTTATGTCAGCTCCCGCATGGCGCACGACGGCTGGTCATCCTACGTGGTCGACACGGCCGCCCGGCGCTTCGGCTACCGCGCCAAGATCGACTACTTTCCCTGGACACGCGCCATGCAGCTCGGCATGAAGGATGCCCAGTACGCCGGCTATTTCCCCGCGTATTACACGCAAGAGCGCGCGCAGCAGTGCTATTTTTCCTCCTCGATCGGCAGCAGCACGATCGGCTTTGCCTACCTGAAAAGCGCACCGCTGCAATGGCAATCGCTGCAAGACCTTGAAACGCGCTCCATCGCCGTCGTGGCCGGCTTTTCCAACGGGCCGACGTTCGACGAATGGGTGCGGCAGCACAAGCTGACGGTCGATGCGTCGCCCAGCGACACGCTGAACCTGCGCAAGCTGCTGGCGCACCGGGTCGACACGGTCGTGATCGACAAGCTGGTGCTGCGCTACCTGCTGGCGACCGAGCCGACGCTGGCCAAGGAGCGCGACCGCATCGTGTTCCACGAACGGCCGCTGGCCGAGCTGTCGCTGCACGTCTGCTTCCGCAAGACGCCGGACGGCCACGCCATGCAGCAGGCCTTCGACACGGCGCTGCATTCCCTGCCGTTGCACAAGATGGAAGACGATTACTTCCAGCGCATCGAAACCAGCGTGGTCCCCTGA
- a CDS encoding class I adenylate-forming enzyme family protein: MVAEQTRIDAVLEESFNTIPQLIRLHAAACPGRCALVQDGAALTYAELDALMDRVAAALQRDGVRPGQAIAICAANSIAYAAAFLGSLRAGVAVAPLAPSSSAQSLAHMAADAGARLLFLDQAAAQALEPLRGAMQAATVALDDGAFAPGFAQWLAAPGAAPTAVDIRPDWPFNIIYSSGTTGAPKGIVQPHSMRWTHMQRGRINGYGPDAVTLISTPLYSNTTLVSFFPTLGLGGTVVLMAKFDAGAYLALAKQHRVTHTMLVPVQYQRIMARPDFERHDLSSFRMKFCTSAPFSAALKADILRRWPGGLIEYYGMTEGGGTCVLAAHEHPDKLHTVGQPAPGHDIRLIDDAGREVGPGELGEVVGHSPAMMAGYHNQPEKTAEAEWHDPSGKRFIRTGDIGRFDADGFLTLMDRKKDMIISGGFNIYPSDLESVLQQHPDVAEAAVVGVPSVRWGETPVAFVVRKPGASIAAEQLLDWANQRLGKTQRLAAVELAAALPRSAIGKVLRRELRDQFSSVRQVA, encoded by the coding sequence ATGGTTGCTGAACAAACGCGCATCGACGCGGTGCTTGAAGAAAGCTTCAACACCATTCCCCAACTGATCCGCCTGCATGCGGCCGCCTGTCCAGGACGGTGCGCGCTGGTCCAGGATGGTGCGGCGCTCACGTACGCCGAACTCGACGCGCTGATGGACCGCGTGGCGGCGGCGTTGCAGCGCGATGGCGTGCGCCCGGGCCAGGCCATCGCCATCTGCGCGGCCAACTCGATCGCCTATGCGGCGGCATTCCTCGGCAGCCTGCGTGCCGGCGTGGCGGTCGCCCCGCTGGCACCGTCATCGTCCGCGCAAAGCCTGGCGCACATGGCCGCCGACGCCGGCGCGCGCCTGCTGTTCCTGGATCAAGCCGCGGCGCAGGCCCTGGAGCCGCTGCGCGGCGCGATGCAGGCGGCGACCGTCGCGCTCGACGACGGCGCCTTTGCACCGGGATTCGCGCAATGGCTGGCCGCGCCGGGTGCGGCGCCGACCGCCGTCGACATCCGCCCCGACTGGCCGTTCAACATCATCTATTCCTCCGGCACCACCGGCGCGCCCAAGGGCATCGTGCAGCCGCATTCTATGCGCTGGACCCATATGCAGCGCGGCCGCATCAACGGCTACGGCCCGGACGCGGTCACGCTGATCTCGACGCCGCTATATTCCAACACCACGCTGGTCAGTTTTTTCCCGACCCTCGGCCTGGGCGGGACGGTCGTGCTGATGGCCAAATTCGACGCCGGCGCCTACCTCGCGCTGGCCAAGCAGCACCGCGTCACGCACACCATGCTGGTGCCGGTGCAGTACCAGCGCATCATGGCGCGCCCCGATTTCGAGCGCCACGACCTGTCGTCGTTCCGGATGAAGTTCTGCACCAGCGCGCCGTTTTCCGCCGCCTTGAAGGCCGACATCCTGCGGCGCTGGCCGGGCGGGCTGATCGAGTATTACGGCATGACCGAAGGCGGCGGCACTTGCGTGCTGGCCGCGCACGAGCACCCGGACAAGCTGCATACCGTGGGCCAGCCGGCGCCGGGGCACGACATCCGCCTGATCGACGACGCCGGCCGGGAAGTGGGCCCAGGAGAACTGGGCGAGGTGGTGGGGCATTCGCCGGCGATGATGGCGGGTTACCATAACCAGCCGGAAAAGACGGCCGAGGCCGAATGGCACGATCCCTCCGGCAAGCGCTTCATCCGCACCGGCGACATCGGCCGCTTCGATGCCGACGGCTTCCTGACGCTCATGGACCGCAAGAAGGACATGATCATTTCCGGCGGCTTCAACATCTATCCGAGCGACCTGGAAAGCGTGCTGCAGCAACATCCCGATGTGGCCGAAGCGGCGGTCGTCGGCGTGCCGTCGGTGCGCTGGGGCGAGACGCCGGTGGCCTTCGTGGTGCGTAAGCCGGGCGCGTCCATCGCTGCGGAACAATTGCTGGACTGGGCCAATCAACGCCTGGGCAAGACCCAGCGCCTGGCCGCCGTCGAACTCGCGGCGGCCCTGCCGCGCAGCGCGATCGGCAAGGTGCTCAGGCGCGAATTGCGCGATCAGTTTTCTTCCGTCAGGCAGGTTGCCTGA
- a CDS encoding acyl-CoA thioesterase II: MLDTTLYNTEEILNLLKLEQIGEDRFRGQSHFMGSPNVFGGQVLGQSLYAASVTVEQRRPHSLHSLFILPGNHRLPIEYEVERVRDGGSFSTRRVVAYQEGRRIFVTSISFQNEEQGLSHQKAMPAAADPESLPSSIKTWKDNAALLKRPFQPVPVDFRADHAGDIYGGHQSGTTKQVWTRAPMPLPDDVLTHETLFAYVSDYGLLWTSLQPHGIKMGDPRLQIASLDHTIWFHRPFRMDEWLLFSMDSPNASGGRGLCFAHIYNQDGVLVATTAQEGLIRLREKKA; encoded by the coding sequence ATGCTGGACACCACGCTCTACAACACCGAAGAAATCCTCAACCTCCTGAAACTGGAACAGATCGGCGAAGACCGCTTTCGCGGCCAGAGCCATTTCATGGGCAGCCCGAACGTGTTCGGCGGCCAGGTGCTGGGCCAGTCGCTGTACGCGGCCAGCGTCACGGTCGAGCAGCGCCGGCCGCATTCGCTGCATTCGCTGTTCATCCTTCCGGGCAACCACCGGCTGCCGATCGAGTACGAGGTCGAACGGGTGCGCGACGGCGGCAGCTTTTCCACGCGGCGCGTAGTGGCGTACCAGGAAGGGCGCCGCATCTTCGTGACCTCGATCTCGTTCCAAAACGAGGAGCAGGGCCTGTCGCACCAGAAGGCGATGCCGGCCGCCGCCGATCCGGAATCGCTGCCATCGAGCATCAAGACCTGGAAAGACAATGCCGCCCTGCTCAAGCGCCCGTTCCAGCCGGTGCCGGTCGATTTTCGCGCCGACCATGCGGGCGACATCTACGGCGGCCACCAGAGCGGCACCACCAAGCAGGTCTGGACGCGCGCGCCGATGCCGCTGCCCGACGATGTGCTTACGCACGAGACGCTGTTCGCGTACGTCTCCGACTACGGCTTGCTGTGGACTTCGCTGCAGCCGCACGGCATCAAGATGGGCGACCCGCGCCTGCAGATCGCGAGCCTGGACCACACGATCTGGTTCCACCGGCCGTTCCGCATGGACGAATGGCTGCTGTTTTCGATGGACAGCCCGAATGCGTCGGGCGGGCGCGGCCTGTGCTTTGCCCACATCTACAACCAGGACGGCGTGCTGGTGGCGACCACCGCGCAGGAAGGCTTGATCCGGTTGCGCGAGAAGAAGGCGTAA
- a CDS encoding diguanylate cyclase domain-containing protein, translating into MTLPSPSATEDRLYVLRTRWQRYVADGQFEQFIEFAVAVNSLAEYFNRLRLPGLVRLCEGLENAALAKLGNQHTHPIAQQDILSLQRQIDTLFGSVASSRATGAERRGPEAAASAAAEIDWIKPRSVWMVVAPEKREMADSLSNQLQFFGFNVCAMPWGGVQMQEDKPLAVLFIPAQEQARPEEFEYIATVRAGCPASQLFYLGVQSAIEPIVELMRAGIDVTIPAEDQPAMVLNCVLDLVQTNEQEQYRVLVVEDSRVAVALIQRTLAQHGIDTKAINDPGRLLEVLESYRPDLILMDMYMPRFNGVEATRVLRQMAAYSSLPIVYLSGESDVGMQVEALRLGGDQFLMKPFNPVLLAAVVKTRIERFRESRRSTRLDGLTGLLNHTAAKSRLKTLVEESEGALTVAMIDIDHFKAINDTYGHPVGDQVIRGLAWLLKGRLRSIDLIGRYGGEEFMIALPEISPEQAGSVIERIRRDFAALPHAHPGGALYASFSAGIASYPLADTATALTEAADGALLQAKRLGRNRVEQAFGAQ; encoded by the coding sequence ATGACCCTGCCATCGCCGTCCGCCACAGAAGACCGCCTCTACGTGCTGCGCACGCGCTGGCAGCGCTATGTCGCCGATGGCCAGTTCGAGCAGTTCATCGAGTTCGCGGTGGCGGTCAACAGCCTGGCCGAGTATTTCAACCGCCTGCGCCTGCCGGGGCTGGTGCGCCTGTGCGAGGGCCTGGAAAACGCTGCGCTGGCCAAGCTCGGCAACCAGCATACCCATCCGATCGCGCAGCAGGACATCCTGTCGTTGCAGCGCCAGATCGACACTCTGTTCGGCTCAGTCGCCTCCTCGCGCGCAACCGGCGCCGAGCGGCGCGGGCCGGAGGCGGCCGCCAGCGCGGCGGCCGAGATCGACTGGATCAAGCCGCGTTCGGTGTGGATGGTCGTCGCGCCCGAGAAGCGCGAGATGGCCGATTCGCTGTCGAACCAGCTCCAGTTTTTCGGCTTCAACGTCTGCGCCATGCCGTGGGGCGGGGTGCAGATGCAGGAGGACAAGCCGCTGGCAGTGCTTTTCATCCCGGCGCAGGAACAGGCCCGGCCGGAAGAATTCGAATACATCGCGACGGTGCGCGCCGGCTGCCCCGCCAGCCAGCTGTTTTATCTCGGCGTGCAGTCGGCCATCGAGCCGATCGTCGAGCTGATGCGCGCAGGCATCGATGTCACCATTCCGGCCGAGGACCAGCCGGCGATGGTATTGAACTGCGTGCTCGACCTGGTGCAGACCAACGAGCAGGAACAGTACCGCGTACTGGTAGTGGAGGATTCGCGCGTGGCGGTGGCGCTGATCCAGCGCACGCTGGCGCAGCACGGCATCGACACCAAGGCCATCAACGATCCGGGCCGGCTGCTCGAAGTGCTGGAATCCTACCGCCCCGACCTGATCCTGATGGACATGTACATGCCGCGCTTTAACGGCGTCGAGGCCACGCGCGTGCTGCGCCAGATGGCTGCCTACAGCTCGCTGCCGATCGTCTACCTGTCGGGCGAATCGGATGTGGGCATGCAGGTCGAGGCGCTGCGCCTGGGCGGCGACCAGTTCCTGATGAAGCCGTTCAACCCGGTGCTGCTGGCGGCCGTGGTCAAGACCCGCATCGAGCGCTTTCGCGAATCGCGCCGCTCAACGCGGCTGGACGGCCTGACCGGCCTGCTCAACCATACCGCCGCCAAGTCGCGCCTGAAGACCCTGGTGGAAGAAAGCGAGGGCGCGCTGACGGTGGCGATGATCGACATCGACCACTTCAAGGCCATCAACGACACCTACGGCCACCCGGTGGGCGACCAGGTGATCCGCGGCCTGGCCTGGCTGTTGAAGGGGCGCCTGCGCTCGATCGACCTGATCGGACGCTACGGCGGCGAAGAATTCATGATCGCGCTGCCCGAGATCAGCCCGGAACAGGCCGGCTCGGTCATCGAGCGCATCCGGCGCGACTTCGCCGCGCTGCCGCACGCCCACCCGGGCGGCGCACTGTATGCAAGCTTCAGCGCGGGCATCGCTTCCTATCCGTTGGCCGATACCGCTACGGCCTTGACCGAGGCGGCCGACGGCGCCTTGCTGCAAGCCAAGCGGCTGGGACGCAACCGGGTCGAGCAAGCATTCGGCGCGCAATAG
- a CDS encoding SHOCT domain-containing protein, with product MMWWGDGWGSMAWGWMALMHVVWGILVVGGVAALLLWALGHLFRPWRAAGEDRALEILRERYARGEISREEYEERRKVLKG from the coding sequence ATGATGTGGTGGGGCGACGGATGGGGTTCGATGGCGTGGGGCTGGATGGCGCTCATGCACGTGGTTTGGGGCATCCTTGTCGTCGGCGGCGTGGCGGCCCTGCTTCTCTGGGCACTGGGGCATCTCTTTCGTCCCTGGCGTGCCGCCGGCGAGGATCGGGCCCTGGAAATCCTGCGCGAACGCTATGCGCGAGGCGAGATTTCGAGGGAAGAGTACGAGGAACGCAGGAAGGTCTTGAAAGGCTGA